The following proteins are co-located in the Sporolactobacillus pectinivorans genome:
- a CDS encoding methyl-accepting chemotaxis protein, which translates to MKKEEQQGSKQQAGEKAPVKNALKKDKGLRLSSAGTLVSRSYARLAKAVQQSFIGKILPGNLLRNVSIRKQLLIPFITSIVIIGLIGGLFSYFYGAKMTQDQLTQSTMAQIKLTDQNFETYFQDAESVVRQFTGSSVLNNPSKNQDQINQTFQNVLDANQKYMALTYGAADKTAIRAPLYFFPQGYDPMKDSWYKAGVSGHGRPVWTNPYMDNVMKEYIVSVAQSVVSGGQVKGVVKLDLYIQSIINQANSAKFGKSGYGIVLDPSGTYIAAPSNQLIGTSVAKQPFYQKLKKMGRSGSFYANVNGQNKLICFERDATTGWTLLGLINKSEISNQANLIALPSAITVLLILLIAIFVTNFLMKKVVIRLRNIQHVAKQVEQGDMTVSVPVTGNDELSELTKSINAMAGANRDAFKKLTDVTQQVAGASQTLVASAEENAATANEISATVNEIAAGASNQSTALDEGQTSLQSLVEEIKKMEARSKEVLEGVNQMNETSKGGEKKMSHLSAQSKVSAETTGQIIRAVTSLDKHTRDINQIIDVLDSIARRTNLLSLNASIEAAHAGEQGKGFAVVASEIRKLAQQTNDSLREVTETISAMTEETAHAVALCEQTSSTVQAQGAAVEETGKAFKQIEATIESNVAGIRAIADAVRRTQEHIEEISQGTQMIASTSEETAASTEEVSASVEEQTAAMEELNKLAGDLDQQAQLMRDAISHYKI; encoded by the coding sequence ATGAAGAAGGAAGAGCAGCAAGGCAGTAAGCAGCAGGCCGGAGAAAAAGCACCTGTAAAAAATGCCTTGAAAAAAGACAAGGGGCTTCGCCTGAGCAGTGCAGGAACACTTGTAAGTCGTTCATATGCCAGGTTGGCGAAGGCTGTACAACAGTCATTTATTGGAAAAATTCTACCTGGCAATCTTTTGAGGAACGTCAGCATCAGAAAACAGCTTTTGATCCCTTTTATTACATCTATTGTCATCATCGGGCTCATCGGTGGGCTGTTCAGCTATTTTTACGGTGCAAAAATGACGCAGGATCAGTTAACGCAGTCTACAATGGCGCAGATCAAATTGACCGACCAGAATTTTGAAACATATTTTCAGGATGCCGAATCGGTCGTGCGTCAGTTCACGGGCAGCAGCGTATTGAACAATCCGTCAAAAAATCAGGATCAGATTAACCAGACTTTTCAAAATGTGCTTGATGCAAATCAGAAATATATGGCGCTGACGTATGGGGCGGCAGATAAAACAGCGATACGCGCGCCACTTTACTTTTTCCCTCAAGGGTATGACCCGATGAAAGATTCTTGGTACAAGGCGGGTGTGAGTGGACATGGCCGGCCGGTGTGGACCAATCCTTATATGGATAATGTGATGAAAGAATATATAGTCAGTGTGGCGCAATCAGTGGTATCCGGCGGTCAGGTCAAGGGCGTCGTGAAGCTGGATCTTTATATTCAGTCGATTATCAATCAGGCGAATAGTGCAAAGTTCGGCAAATCCGGTTATGGCATCGTTCTTGATCCGTCTGGCACGTATATCGCTGCTCCAAGCAATCAGTTGATCGGGACCAGTGTTGCCAAGCAGCCATTTTATCAAAAGCTGAAAAAGATGGGGAGAAGCGGCAGTTTCTATGCGAACGTTAACGGCCAGAATAAACTGATTTGTTTTGAACGGGATGCAACGACCGGATGGACGCTGCTCGGTCTCATTAACAAGAGCGAGATTTCGAATCAGGCAAATCTGATTGCACTGCCTTCCGCTATTACTGTACTCCTGATTCTTCTGATTGCCATTTTTGTAACTAATTTCCTGATGAAGAAAGTGGTTATCCGTCTGAGAAATATTCAGCACGTGGCTAAGCAGGTAGAACAGGGCGATATGACCGTATCGGTACCGGTAACAGGCAATGATGAGCTTTCGGAACTGACAAAGAGCATCAACGCGATGGCCGGGGCAAACCGGGATGCATTCAAAAAATTGACCGATGTCACACAGCAGGTTGCTGGAGCTTCACAGACACTGGTTGCAAGTGCCGAAGAGAATGCGGCTACGGCGAATGAAATCAGCGCAACGGTAAATGAAATTGCTGCTGGCGCATCCAACCAGTCCACAGCGCTTGATGAAGGGCAAACTTCACTCCAATCCCTTGTCGAGGAAATTAAGAAGATGGAGGCCCGCAGCAAGGAAGTGCTTGAAGGCGTGAATCAAATGAATGAGACGTCCAAGGGCGGCGAGAAAAAAATGAGCCATTTGTCCGCTCAGTCCAAAGTTTCTGCTGAGACAACGGGGCAAATTATACGTGCTGTAACTTCACTTGATAAACATACGCGGGATATTAATCAGATTATTGATGTGCTGGACAGCATTGCGCGCCGTACGAATCTCCTGTCGCTGAATGCCAGTATTGAAGCCGCGCATGCCGGAGAACAGGGCAAAGGCTTTGCGGTGGTCGCCAGTGAAATCCGCAAACTGGCGCAGCAGACGAATGATTCATTACGGGAAGTCACTGAAACAATCAGTGCCATGACAGAAGAAACGGCGCACGCTGTTGCGCTGTGCGAGCAGACAAGCAGCACGGTTCAGGCTCAGGGCGCGGCAGTTGAGGAGACTGGAAAAGCATTTAAGCAGATTGAAGCGACAATTGAATCCAACGTTGCCGGTATCCGGGCGATTGCCGATGCGGTTCGCAGGACTCAAGAGCATATTGAGGAAATCAGCCAGGGAACGCAAATGATTGCCTCCACGAGTGAGGAAACAGCGGCAAGCACGGAAGAAGTGAGTGCATCTGTCGAAGAACAGACAGCCGCTATGGAAGAATTGAACAAACTTGCCGGTGACTTGGATCAGCAGGCGCAGCTGATGCGGGACGCGATCAGCCACTATAAAATTTAA
- a CDS encoding YjcZ family sporulation protein, whose product MGAPEKVRNNSGFALVAVLFILLIIIGAIWFY is encoded by the coding sequence ATGGGTGCTCCGGAAAAGGTCAGGAATAATTCAGGATTTGCACTGGTGGCTGTGCTATTTATTCTTTTAATTATCATTGGCGCAATTTGGTTCTATTGA
- a CDS encoding flagellar motor protein, giving the protein MDVATVIGLFLGVLSLIIGFTLEGGTLGALLQVTALLIVLGGTAGAVVVSFPGKTLKKIPFIIKYAFVKPKADPGETIEKLIGLANVSRREGLLALEGRQDEFSEDKFMSTGIQMVVDGVDSDVIDDILNRDIELYEQKILSIGRMFEAAGGFSPTMGIIGTVMGLVHVLGNLSSPSSLGPSIAVAFIATLYGVAGANVIYLPIFNKIKANLQQDVLIRQIKAEGILSVQYGENTMILRQKLFAFLSPEERLKAEERLGVSNDQSGSEFAGGQYQEVGSHE; this is encoded by the coding sequence ATGGACGTTGCAACAGTTATCGGCTTGTTTCTCGGCGTATTGTCCTTAATTATCGGTTTTACGCTGGAAGGGGGAACGCTGGGCGCACTGCTTCAGGTGACTGCGCTATTGATTGTACTCGGTGGCACGGCGGGAGCGGTCGTTGTCAGTTTCCCTGGGAAAACGCTGAAAAAAATACCTTTTATTATAAAATATGCTTTTGTAAAGCCCAAAGCGGATCCTGGGGAGACGATTGAGAAACTGATTGGTCTTGCCAACGTATCCAGGCGCGAAGGTTTGCTGGCTCTTGAAGGTCGTCAGGATGAATTCAGTGAGGACAAGTTTATGTCAACCGGAATTCAGATGGTTGTCGATGGGGTGGATTCCGATGTCATCGATGACATTCTCAATCGGGATATCGAATTGTATGAACAGAAGATTCTGTCAATAGGCAGAATGTTTGAAGCAGCCGGCGGGTTTTCCCCAACTATGGGTATTATCGGGACGGTCATGGGGTTGGTACATGTGCTGGGTAACCTAAGCAGTCCGAGTTCCCTTGGTCCATCCATTGCGGTGGCATTTATTGCCACACTGTATGGTGTTGCCGGAGCCAATGTTATTTATCTACCGATCTTTAACAAAATAAAGGCCAATCTCCAGCAGGATGTGCTGATCAGACAGATCAAGGCGGAAGGTATTTTATCAGTGCAGTACGGAGAAAATACGATGATTTTGCGTCAGAAACTTTTCGCGTTTTTAAGCCCGGAAGAACGGTTGAAAGCTGAAGAGAGGCTGGGCGTATCAAACGATCAGAGCGGATCGGAATTTGCCGGAGGCCAATACCAAGAGGTTGGCAGCCATGAATGA
- a CDS encoding aminopeptidase, with the protein MNHFEQLLDNYADITVHVGLNVQKGQDVLIFAPVESPAFVHKTVKKAYEAGAKNVFVEWTDEAVTRTRFDLAPDESFESYPSWRAREYEELSNENAAFLYIYSPNPELLDGIDPVRIANAQKTDAKANKKFSDAKIGAKVSWTIVSVPTASWSAKVFPDLDTAEQIEALWKQIFTITRADRKDPVQAWKEHLQSLKNKVNFFNEKRFKKLHYRAPGTNLIIELPAEHLWISGEMANDKGVPFRPNLPTEEIFTMPLKTGVNGTVASTKPLNYDGNLVDHFSMTFKDGRIVNFSAEQGYETLKQIIETDEGSHYLGEVSLVPHHSPISDTHLIFYNTLFDENASCHLAIGTSFPFNYRGGRQMSAQELSDKGANASLVHVDFMVGSGELDIDGETPDGQLTPIFRKGSWVI; encoded by the coding sequence ATGAATCACTTTGAACAACTGCTTGATAACTATGCCGACATTACCGTCCATGTCGGCCTGAACGTGCAAAAAGGGCAGGATGTCCTGATTTTCGCTCCTGTCGAATCACCTGCCTTCGTGCACAAGACCGTTAAGAAAGCCTATGAGGCCGGTGCAAAAAATGTGTTCGTCGAGTGGACGGATGAGGCCGTGACACGCACCCGTTTTGATCTGGCTCCCGACGAATCTTTTGAAAGCTATCCGTCATGGCGAGCGCGGGAATATGAGGAGTTGTCGAACGAGAACGCAGCTTTTCTTTATATCTATTCGCCAAATCCGGAACTGCTGGACGGTATCGATCCTGTGCGCATTGCCAATGCCCAAAAAACAGACGCCAAAGCCAATAAAAAGTTCTCTGACGCTAAAATAGGTGCCAAAGTGAGCTGGACGATTGTTTCAGTACCTACAGCTTCCTGGTCGGCAAAAGTTTTCCCGGATCTGGATACTGCGGAGCAGATTGAAGCGCTCTGGAAACAAATTTTTACCATTACCCGAGCGGATCGAAAAGACCCGGTACAGGCCTGGAAAGAACATCTTCAGTCGCTGAAGAACAAGGTAAATTTTTTCAATGAAAAGCGTTTTAAAAAGCTCCATTATCGAGCGCCAGGAACGAATCTGATTATTGAGCTTCCGGCAGAACACCTGTGGATCAGCGGTGAAATGGCCAATGATAAAGGGGTTCCCTTCCGTCCGAACCTTCCGACTGAGGAAATCTTTACCATGCCGCTGAAAACAGGGGTCAACGGCACGGTCGCCAGCACGAAACCGCTGAATTACGACGGCAATCTGGTTGATCATTTCTCTATGACTTTCAAGGATGGACGAATTGTCAATTTCAGCGCGGAGCAGGGGTATGAAACACTGAAACAGATTATCGAAACCGATGAGGGATCTCATTATCTCGGTGAAGTTTCACTGGTTCCCCACCATTCGCCGATTTCAGATACCCATCTGATTTTCTACAATACGCTATTTGATGAAAATGCATCGTGCCATCTGGCAATTGGCACCTCCTTCCCTTTCAATTACCGCGGCGGGCGTCAAATGAGTGCACAAGAACTCTCAGACAAAGGCGCAAATGCCAGCCTGGTTCATGTTGATTTCATGGTAGGTTCAGGTGAACTGGATATTGACGGTGAGACACCGGATGGTCAGCTGACACCTATTTTCAGAAAGGGAAGCTGGGTGATTTAA
- the rsgA gene encoding ribosome small subunit-dependent GTPase A: MNLIDYGWNASLEELAKNKFEDGRSIARVVSEYKGQYKIASEHGFFLAEVSGKMRHLALRREDYPAVGDWVSVDERPADMKATIRGILPRFSKFSRNMAGLTTEEQIVAANINTVFLVMALNHDFNVRRLERYLTMAWESGANPVIVLSKSDLCDHIDEKVSEVEEIAFGVPIHAVSAVHDSGKEQLKTYLGKGKTVVFLGSSGAGKSTLTNWLYGRELQTVNSVREDDDRGRHTTTNRELVVLPTGGVVIDTPGMRELQLWTASNQSVGQSFADIEALAADCRFRDCTHSGEPGCEVRAALASGRLERARFDSYIKLQRELAFLKRKTDKLAMLKEKERWKKIHMSLRKKH; encoded by the coding sequence TTGAACTTAATCGATTACGGATGGAATGCGTCACTTGAAGAACTGGCAAAAAACAAATTTGAAGACGGACGATCGATCGCCCGCGTCGTTTCCGAATATAAAGGACAGTACAAAATTGCATCTGAACACGGTTTTTTCCTCGCCGAGGTTTCTGGAAAAATGCGTCATCTTGCGTTGAGGCGCGAAGATTATCCGGCGGTCGGCGACTGGGTCTCTGTTGATGAGCGTCCGGCAGACATGAAGGCAACAATCAGAGGAATTCTTCCTCGTTTCAGCAAATTTTCCAGAAATATGGCCGGCCTGACGACGGAAGAACAGATTGTCGCAGCCAACATTAATACAGTTTTCCTGGTCATGGCATTGAACCATGATTTCAATGTCCGCCGGCTGGAACGGTACCTGACCATGGCGTGGGAGAGCGGGGCAAACCCGGTCATCGTGCTGAGTAAATCTGATTTATGTGATCATATCGATGAAAAAGTATCCGAAGTTGAAGAAATTGCGTTTGGCGTGCCGATCCATGCAGTAAGCGCCGTTCATGACAGCGGTAAAGAACAGCTGAAGACTTATCTTGGAAAAGGTAAAACGGTCGTCTTTCTCGGATCTTCCGGCGCCGGAAAATCAACGCTGACCAACTGGCTGTACGGGCGGGAACTGCAAACCGTTAATAGCGTGCGCGAGGATGACGACCGGGGCCGTCACACAACGACCAATCGCGAACTCGTTGTTCTTCCAACAGGGGGCGTAGTCATTGACACACCAGGGATGCGCGAGCTGCAGCTCTGGACGGCTTCCAATCAGTCAGTAGGGCAAAGTTTTGCAGATATCGAAGCGCTCGCCGCAGACTGCCGGTTTCGGGACTGCACGCACAGCGGTGAACCGGGATGCGAAGTTCGGGCAGCCCTTGCGAGCGGACGGCTGGAGCGGGCACGCTTTGACAGCTATATTAAGCTGCAGCGCGAACTCGCTTTTCTTAAGCGCAAAACCGACAAGCTGGCTATGCTGAAAGAAAAAGAGCGCTGGAAAAAGATCCACATGAGCCTGCGGAAAAAGCATTGA
- a CDS encoding Nramp family divalent metal transporter translates to MPGRQEERIQVQLIEGDTLAGSVPKIKSEHSQSFQSAVGEARGWRQLLPFIGPAFIAAVAYIDPGNYATNIQAGSQFGYMLLWVVIISNLMAILIQMLSAKLGIATSHNLPEIVRQEWPKSVSIFYWLQGEIMVMATDLAEFIGAALGFHLVFGLPMIPAAILTAICAMVILAFQVRGFRPLEMVIASMVFVIVISFSFETLFALPAFKPLMNGFVPRFQGTDSILLAAGILGATVMPHAIYMHSGLTCRRVIGQTPEERKKIFRFEQVDILIAMIIAGFINAIMLAVAGSTFFGKEVISDLTVAFHGFGSYIMPSAALLFGIGLLSAGLSSSSVGTLAGDIMMQGFIHKSIPVFLRRVCTMLPPLIVIISGVNATKALVMSQVILSFGIALAIIPLVVFTSKRRIMGLLVNHRLTTAAAWGVATIVICLNMFLLYQTFAG, encoded by the coding sequence ATGCCTGGTCGGCAGGAGGAGCGGATACAGGTTCAACTGATTGAGGGTGACACTCTTGCCGGGAGTGTGCCGAAGATAAAAAGCGAACATTCCCAGTCTTTTCAAAGCGCGGTCGGAGAGGCGAGAGGGTGGCGGCAGCTGCTGCCTTTTATCGGCCCCGCTTTTATCGCAGCTGTCGCTTATATAGATCCGGGCAACTATGCAACGAATATTCAAGCCGGATCTCAATTCGGCTATATGCTGCTCTGGGTGGTTATTATTTCAAACCTGATGGCCATTTTGATTCAAATGCTATCCGCAAAACTGGGGATTGCAACGTCACATAACCTGCCCGAAATTGTGCGTCAGGAATGGCCAAAAAGTGTATCGATTTTTTACTGGCTGCAGGGAGAGATTATGGTTATGGCCACGGATCTCGCTGAATTTATCGGCGCGGCGCTGGGCTTTCATCTTGTTTTCGGTCTGCCGATGATTCCGGCAGCGATTCTGACGGCGATTTGTGCGATGGTTATTTTAGCATTCCAGGTCAGGGGTTTCCGCCCGCTGGAGATGGTCATTGCTTCTATGGTTTTCGTTATTGTCATTTCATTCAGCTTTGAAACTTTATTTGCCTTGCCCGCTTTTAAACCGCTCATGAACGGTTTTGTACCGCGATTTCAGGGAACGGACAGCATTTTGCTTGCTGCCGGCATTTTGGGGGCAACGGTAATGCCCCACGCCATTTACATGCATTCGGGCCTGACGTGCAGAAGGGTTATTGGCCAAACGCCGGAAGAAAGGAAAAAGATTTTCCGTTTTGAGCAGGTGGACATTTTAATTGCCATGATCATTGCCGGGTTTATTAATGCAATTATGCTGGCTGTTGCAGGCTCCACTTTCTTTGGCAAGGAAGTGATCTCAGATCTTACTGTCGCTTTTCATGGCTTTGGTTCATACATCATGCCGAGTGCTGCGCTTCTGTTCGGAATTGGGCTACTGTCGGCAGGATTGTCCAGCTCATCAGTTGGCACGCTGGCCGGTGATATCATGATGCAGGGCTTCATTCACAAAAGCATTCCGGTATTTTTAAGAAGGGTATGCACGATGCTCCCACCGTTGATCGTGATTATTTCAGGCGTCAATGCGACCAAAGCACTTGTTATGAGCCAGGTGATCCTTTCGTTCGGCATTGCTCTCGCCATTATCCCTCTTGTTGTTTTTACGAGCAAGAGGAGGATCATGGGGCTGCTGGTCAATCACCGGCTGACAACAGCCGCAGCCTGGGGCGTAGCCACAATTGTTATCTGTCTGAATATGTTTCTGCTTTATCAGACGTTTGCTGGTTGA
- a CDS encoding HD domain-containing phosphohydrolase codes for MCLFFCSLFNRNSHEKFPDGFMLGCLLHDIGKLCIPRSILLKKSKLTEREYIRITRHAADGFALLEKLGFPKETCRIVRSHHERMDGSGYPDKMILCEKDSDLIFMMIADVYSALTLKRSYRDPMHATKALQNILSSCIHPQHFDLQTSFSFINFLHIYPPATQVLLSNNKMGTVIANPNGADILPKVRLQITDRVIQLPSDLSVTIKKVSGWDNSHVEIQQRQAWKDFIGFIIDGNPLKAMKYMDHLSDGKRIEDIFIDLFEKAQDEIRSDFRAAHYHRSDLLIATTTLMRLLSWKMLRIARDLDPVMGKIVVADLNAENEFLQMRMVNDLLKINGWKTYYLSDHAEIDMITELIHRKDAKYLAVSLYDRHHAFSIRNMLIQLRSDFPDLTVFIHGEQAHLVSDSAAQWLLTSSNLTEFIRNLRYCFPIESTADKEF; via the coding sequence ATGTGTTTGTTTTTTTGCAGCCTTTTCAACCGGAATTCCCATGAGAAATTCCCTGACGGTTTCATGCTTGGCTGTCTCCTCCATGATATAGGGAAGCTTTGTATCCCGCGATCCATTCTTTTAAAAAAAAGCAAGTTGACCGAACGGGAATATATTCGAATCACCCGGCATGCTGCAGATGGATTCGCTCTTTTGGAAAAATTAGGTTTTCCAAAGGAGACTTGCAGGATTGTCCGGTCACATCATGAACGGATGGATGGATCAGGCTATCCGGATAAAATGATTCTTTGTGAGAAAGACAGCGATCTGATATTCATGATGATTGCCGATGTTTATTCAGCTTTGACGCTGAAAAGGTCTTATCGGGATCCAATGCATGCAACCAAAGCTCTGCAGAACATCCTGTCTTCATGCATTCATCCACAGCATTTTGATCTTCAAACCAGCTTCAGCTTTATTAATTTTTTGCACATTTACCCGCCGGCGACACAGGTGTTACTGTCGAATAATAAAATGGGGACAGTCATCGCCAATCCCAATGGAGCGGATATTCTCCCAAAAGTCAGGCTGCAGATCACGGACCGTGTGATCCAGCTTCCCAGTGACTTATCGGTGACGATTAAAAAGGTGAGCGGATGGGACAACAGCCATGTTGAAATACAGCAAAGACAGGCATGGAAAGATTTCATCGGATTCATCATTGACGGCAATCCTTTAAAAGCAATGAAATACATGGATCACTTATCAGACGGTAAAAGAATTGAAGACATTTTCATTGATCTGTTTGAAAAAGCACAGGATGAGATTCGTTCAGATTTTAGAGCGGCACATTACCATCGTTCCGATCTTCTGATCGCAACGACGACTCTTATGAGGCTGCTCAGTTGGAAGATGCTCAGAATTGCCCGGGATCTTGATCCGGTGATGGGCAAAATCGTTGTTGCGGATTTGAATGCCGAGAATGAATTCCTGCAAATGAGAATGGTCAATGATCTTCTGAAAATCAATGGTTGGAAAACTTATTACCTCAGTGATCATGCTGAGATAGATATGATCACTGAGTTGATCCACAGAAAAGATGCCAAGTATCTTGCTGTCTCTCTTTATGACCGGCACCATGCTTTTTCCATTCGCAATATGCTGATACAACTCAGATCTGATTTCCCTGATCTGACTGTTTTCATCCATGGTGAACAGGCGCACCTTGTTTCGGACAGCGCCGCGCAATGGCTCCTGACCAGCTCGAATCTGACTGAATTTATCCGTAATCTGCGCTATTGTTTTCCGATCGAATCTACAGCAGATAAGGAGTTTTAA
- a CDS encoding transporter, producing the protein MVKKIIDSLQIAAAFIGTVVGAGFASGREIIQFFSQYQAWGMIGAAISGLLMAWIGTKMMVYARRIKAYSFNELVTRLFGEHLGAMIQCLIFLMMLGITGVMLAGAGAVFKEQLGWHRLLGMALSIVICLLFLVKGSRGLLWMNSIVVPVLIMLFLILFFTDKPGSVSTSNPQSAYWIASAVSYASFNIMTAIVVLVPLARDIDDERVLKVGGLAGGVGFTLLLLLSNLMILNHPSVMLFDMPMAELVRPLGLIMHLIFVIVIFGEILTTFVGNIFGLARQMHSAFPHFLSPERSIILLIFSSLILGQASYGSLIRVLYPLYGFICTALFVYLFFARLPQK; encoded by the coding sequence GTGGTAAAAAAAATAATCGACAGCCTGCAGATTGCGGCAGCTTTCATTGGCACGGTTGTCGGAGCCGGATTCGCTTCCGGCCGCGAAATCATCCAGTTTTTCTCACAGTATCAGGCATGGGGGATGATTGGGGCAGCCATCAGCGGCCTGCTGATGGCCTGGATTGGAACCAAAATGATGGTGTACGCCCGACGGATCAAAGCATACTCGTTCAATGAACTGGTAACCCGGTTGTTTGGTGAACATTTGGGAGCGATGATTCAGTGCCTGATTTTTTTAATGATGCTTGGTATTACCGGTGTCATGCTGGCCGGAGCTGGAGCTGTTTTCAAGGAACAGCTCGGCTGGCACAGGCTGCTGGGGATGGCTCTTTCCATAGTAATCTGTCTGCTTTTCCTCGTAAAAGGTTCCCGCGGCCTGCTTTGGATGAACTCAATCGTTGTCCCTGTTCTGATCATGCTTTTCCTCATCCTTTTCTTCACGGACAAACCCGGCTCTGTTTCCACTTCAAATCCCCAGTCTGCCTACTGGATTGCGTCTGCAGTTAGTTATGCTTCATTCAACATAATGACGGCCATCGTTGTTCTTGTTCCGCTGGCGCGTGACATTGATGACGAACGGGTGCTGAAAGTCGGCGGACTGGCAGGTGGAGTAGGATTCACTTTACTGCTCCTGCTTTCCAATCTGATGATTTTGAACCATCCGTCTGTGATGTTATTTGATATGCCGATGGCTGAACTGGTCAGGCCGCTGGGATTGATCATGCACCTGATTTTTGTCATCGTGATATTCGGTGAGATACTAACTACCTTCGTTGGCAACATATTCGGCCTTGCACGCCAGATGCACAGCGCATTTCCACATTTTTTATCCCCGGAGAGATCGATTATTCTGCTGATTTTCAGTTCTCTGATCCTCGGACAGGCCAGCTACGGCTCACTGATCCGCGTACTCTATCCACTTTACGGATTCATTTGCACGGCCCTTTTTGTCTACTTATTTTTCGCCAGACTGCCGCAAAAATAA
- the lacD gene encoding tagatose-bisphosphate aldolase, producing MVKLQKGKFQFLEKLSNDEGIIAALAIDQRGSLKRMIGAAQGKDATDQELIDFKSLVSEELTKYASAILLDPEYGIPAGKKRAATCGLLTSYEKTGYDATEPGRIPDLLPNWSAKRIKENGGTAVKLLVYFDPDEPDEINDIKKAFVERVGSECKAEDIPLFFEIVTYDEKITDKVAYAKVKPQKVLDSIKIFTQPRYGIDVLKLEVPVDMSRVEGVGDNEPVYTAEEAKKYFQEVDKATTVPYIWLSAGVSTELFQKTLVFAHDAGSKYNGVLCGRATWRDGVEAYGKGGEKGAIEWLQTEGKKNVDELNAILAENATPWYEKFGGKDKIEVVD from the coding sequence ATGGTTAAACTGCAAAAGGGCAAGTTTCAGTTTCTTGAAAAGCTCTCCAACGACGAAGGTATTATCGCTGCACTCGCTATTGATCAGCGCGGTTCTTTGAAGAGAATGATCGGTGCTGCTCAAGGCAAAGATGCTACGGATCAGGAACTGATCGATTTCAAATCTCTGGTATCCGAAGAATTGACAAAATATGCAAGCGCAATCCTGCTCGATCCGGAATATGGTATTCCTGCCGGCAAGAAGCGCGCTGCGACTTGCGGCCTGCTGACTTCTTATGAAAAAACCGGTTATGACGCAACGGAACCTGGCCGTATTCCTGACCTTCTTCCTAACTGGTCAGCAAAACGGATCAAGGAAAATGGCGGTACTGCTGTTAAATTGCTTGTTTACTTTGACCCTGATGAACCTGATGAAATCAACGATATTAAAAAAGCATTTGTTGAACGCGTTGGTTCTGAATGCAAGGCCGAAGATATTCCGTTGTTCTTTGAAATCGTAACTTACGACGAAAAGATCACTGATAAAGTTGCTTATGCAAAAGTTAAACCTCAGAAGGTTCTTGATTCGATCAAGATCTTCACGCAGCCTCGTTACGGCATCGACGTGCTGAAGCTTGAAGTTCCTGTTGACATGAGCCGTGTTGAAGGTGTTGGCGACAACGAACCTGTTTACACAGCTGAAGAAGCTAAGAAGTATTTCCAGGAAGTTGACAAAGCAACGACTGTTCCTTACATCTGGCTGAGTGCAGGTGTTTCAACTGAACTTTTCCAGAAGACTCTCGTGTTTGCTCATGACGCTGGTTCCAAGTACAACGGCGTTCTTTGTGGCCGCGCAACATGGCGTGACGGCGTTGAGGCTTATGGCAAAGGCGGAGAAAAGGGCGCTATTGAATGGCTGCAGACTGAGGGCAAGAAGAACGTTGACGAATTGAATGCAATTCTTGCTGAGAACGCAACACCTTGGTATGAAAAATTTGGCGGCAAAGACAAGATTGAAGTTGTCGACTGA